In Corylus avellana chromosome ca8, CavTom2PMs-1.0, the genomic stretch TTCAGCCAATAAACAATGACTTGCTTTCTATATTCCATTAAGGTGCAAGTATACATCTTACCTTTGACTTTGATTCAGGGAATGTAGTTGGTGAGATCGAGTATGTATTGTACATGAATGATAGTTGGAGTTGGTGGCTCTTTAGGGATCCCTCATCTAGTATCCCTCAGAAAGAAGATTAAGTTGGCCCTTGCGAACAACTTGATGCACTATCTCCCTTCAACCCTTTGAATGATTGAACTTTTTGCAGAGAAACATGGAGATCAAATAGAGCATTGGGGTAAATGTAATTTTGAatcccttattttattttattcttttcagTTTCTCTGTTGATAGTCTGGTGGAGTCAGAATAGTTTGTGAGTTTGCCCTTTGGTGGGGTTGTAAATGATGTATGTATTAGTCAGCTTATCAGTGTCAAACGATTCTGGAATATTTTCCATGTATGGTTTCTGTCAATTTAACAGTCATTGGGTTTATTTTCTGACAACAAAATTGAATGTGGACCAGATCTGTGCGGTGTTGTACACTGAAACTGTTTCCAATGCACATTGGATCTGGTAATttgattttcatatttattaatCGAGTTAAGCACAATGTGTCAATTTCAAAGTGATTTGTAAAGGAACTATTTTACggtcaagattttgttttgttatatttaattgatttttaaatgGCATGGCAATATATACATcgttaaatttgtaaaatttattcttaatCATGAAATCctcttgaaatggagagaatcataCTCTATGGGGTCAAATGGTTGCCTACAGAGATTATTAACAAGGCAAGAAGGACCTTGAAGGcttaaataaaagaatgaatAGTTTTAGTTTCCATGACCTCATAATGTGCCACTATGATTGTTATCCCCTTCATAGGGTGCTTCGATTGCCTGATTTAGAAAGGATAGAAAGTGGCGATAAAAAATAAGACATCAAGTGTAAGTTTaaatctctcttctctgtttctctttttctgtGGAATTTCATCAAGGTAGGGCTCTTTGGACTCAACTTGGGAGTAAACATGTAAAACACGACTCCACCCATCAGAATTGTGTATCATGTAATCCAAGAAAACCCTAGTGCGAAATTAAACACAAGATGTCCGAATCTATGGCTCATCCAAAACCCGGCCTTTGACAACCAGGCTGCACCATGGGTGTAAGTTTAAATCTCTAAAACTCTGAAATATTATAGTCTATAtacaccaatttttttaaataaaaaaaaattgaagccaGTAGTATACTGTACAAAGCAACAAAATCACAGAATTGTACAGATAAACAAGAACAGAAACAACATCAAACAAACAGGCTGCTGAAGTGATTCAACTCCGCTCGCCATTCCATTCGCCACCCCTGCAGGCGCGTCGATCATGATCCTAAATCTGCAGTCTCCCATTGATGGGTCTGTATTTGTGACAACTGAAAGGTTTGGGAACTTGCAGGCGGTCTCCAGCTGATTCTGTATCTGATAGTAACTGTTGAATGCATAGGAGACATTCCCACGAGCATCCAAATTTGCACATGAAGTCCCATATCCAAGACTAGTGCAATCGGCATTTTGACATGCATAGCTGACACTGTCTGCAAGTTGCGGATTGTCGAGACTCACCGACGGCGACACGACACACCATCGACGGGCCAGATATTGTACATTACTTGCCGCCACCAAACCCTTCGAGTTTGCAGTAAAATTTAGCTGGTATTTGGGTGTTCCATCAAAGTAAAACAACCCCCAATGGCGTTCAAAGTTACCTGGCTGAATGCTTTTGGCATCTTCATCAATAAGGCTGAACAAGTAAGCATCTAAGGGGCCTGATCTCATTGGGGTCCCCTGCCCGGCCAGATACCGCGCCATGAAACCTTGGTTGAACCGCTGAGCATACTGGATATTTGCATTTTGATCTCCATCAGTAGGCCAGCCAATTTCTCCAACAATGATGGACAAGTTTCCAAAGCCATTTTTCTGTAAGGTCCAAACAAGGGTATCATAGTTTGCAGTGAACATGTCCTGATAGATTCTTCCATTATCATCTATGGGGGAGGAATAGCCATTAAAGAAGGCGTAATCGACAGGGAAACTGGGATTATCATAGAGGCTGATGAAAGGGTAGATGTTGACAGTAAAAGGAGAGCCATTGTCATTCAAAAACTTAAcgatttgcagcatgagatcaTGGATGTCTGCACGAAAGTCTCCCTGAGAAGGGATATTGTTTTGACTTGTGTAAACATCACCATTTAGGGGGACTGTGACTTTAACCCGACTGCTCAAACCAGCTTTTATAAGGGCTGCCTGGATATTTTGAAGAGCAGGAAGAGTTATTCCTTCAAAGCTTCCATTGAGGGTTTGCAAGAATGGTTCGTTCCCAACTGCAACATACCTTGTAGAGAGAATGCATGGAAAGGTAAATtaacagaaaacataaaattgcACATCGAAGGAAACAAGACAAGCCCATAGGATTAAAAATAaccagaaagaaagagaagtttaAGTTAACAGGAAATGggcaatttaataatttaattaatattttaacacttgcCTCACAAGTGGGCTCAACTTTCCTTCAATAAGTAGAACCtaacacatggaatatttaactgaaattagGGGTAAACTGTAGAGTTAAGATTTGAATTCAGAACCCTATATTTTGATACAatgtaaaatcacaatttattccAAAAAGGTATGTTTCGTACGCAAAATGGCTAttatattaggaaaaaaaaaatgaataatttttattagggATGGAAGAATATGGAATAAACTAACTTTGGTGTTCAAGTAATAAGGATAGAACCTTTATCTTATACTCTTAACACTTGAAATAGTCATTCTCTTATAGAACATGAAAATGACTATTCTAAGACTATTTCATtcccaataaaaaatattatttttctttctaatggaatagtcattctgtGTTCCAAATGTGCCCCAAGCAAATGGTGAATTTAAGTAtctaattaatactttaacacaatttctcacgtgtgggctcaaacttcctCTCAACAAGTAAGGCTGAACACTAGGAATATTTAACTGAATTGAGGGATAAGTTATGGAGTTAGGGTTCAAACTCATGATCTCTATTATGATATAATGCAAAATCATTACTTATCCAAAAtacttaaactaataggaaatgataaatttaatcatttaattaatattttaatacctCCAAGCTTTCTTGATGCTTTTACAATCTGGTAAGAGCTATCTAGGAAGCTACTCTGTTTGTAGATCCTATTCTTAAAAGCTGTGTGTTTATCCaaggtttttattttctgaagACTGCATCTTATAAGTATCTATATGGGGCCTCTTTATACATTATCTGCTACATTAGGGATAAGGAATACTAAAGTTGCAGAATGATGTGAAGTAACATCACGTATATATTCTTTCAGCTTCACTAGAACAGAAGGAGAGAATTTATTCTGTGGCATCTTATATCACAGAAACCAGGCTATAATCCAGCAACACAAATCTCATCATTACAAAATAGATTAAATAACAACATGAACTTGTTAAAtatgtcccttttttttttctctgagcaACTGTTTAGATACATGTCACTATTGAGATCATAAGTCCTCCCAATTTTGCAGAACAGCAAACCAGAAATCAAAGCTATTCATACATGTTGGTAAGAATAACGTGGGGTCCTCATCACAAGTTCATATGTTCACCAATtgataaagcaaaataaagtaGAGGCAGCCATTATCTAAATTATTGTACAGATGATTTCCAGCGCAACAACAAACAATTTGAAAGCACATGGAACTTATAGCAAAATGTGAGGCCCTAAAGGGACAGGTTCCATCTAGCTAATAAAGGGGGAAAAAGCATCTTCAGATGAAGGAAATCTGAGGTTGGATAGATTCAACTATAGGAATAGCACATTGCCCATGGAGTATATATGGGATACATGTGGGGGAGGAAAAGgggtttttctttctctttttttttttttttttttttccacaggGGGAACGTAATTGTAAATGTCATTAGCTTATTTAGGTGATATTTATTAAGGTCCGGATTCTGTAGGGCCTGTTTGTAATTGCTTTTGagagcttaaaaaatacttttagtacctaaaatgttatgccaaacaaaagctggcctgtttgggatttttttttttacttttttattctaaaaatagccaaaacgcacttttagcattttgccaaaaaacatttttttgacttaaaagctctatttttcaaacacactTCCTAACAAGCTCGTAATCTATTAAAATGTAGCCACATAACGCagatttttagttattttgttcAGTGTAAACATCCTAGAGATGCAAGATAAAGGTGCATAAATATTCTTTAACAATAAGTGAAATTCCATTTGTTCAGATGCAAATACCTGAGGATGGTTGTATGCTAATCATAAGTGCAAAGCTATAAAAGATTAGAAAAGGGCAATATAAGAGTTAAAAAATGACCTAGATTTCAGATTAAAGAACACCATTAGCACatgcaataaaaataataatatatatatatatatatggaaaaattacagtttacctctccaaagttgacagcatttttcaattcgaacaccaaattttcaattttggcaatccaccccccaaagttctaaatttttgcaatttgaccaattgtatccaaaactttccatattgcccct encodes the following:
- the LOC132190593 gene encoding glucan endo-1,3-beta-glucosidase 5; translation: MGLLKSMDFSGFLVAMSLLFAVFSMGSVSGIGANWGTQTTHSLPASTVVKMLKDNGFQKVKLFDADSTILDSLKNSGMEVMVGIPNDMLYTLANSVQAAENWVAKNVSAHVSSNAVDIRYVAVGNEPFLQTLNGSFEGITLPALQNIQAALIKAGLSSRVKVTVPLNGDVYTSQNNIPSQGDFRADIHDLMLQIVKFLNDNGSPFTVNIYPFISLYDNPSFPVDYAFFNGYSSPIDDNGRIYQDMFTANYDTLVWTLQKNGFGNLSIIVGEIGWPTDGDQNANIQYAQRFNQGFMARYLAGQGTPMRSGPLDAYLFSLIDEDAKSIQPGNFERHWGLFYFDGTPKYQLNFTANSKGLVAASNVQYLARRWCVVSPSVSLDNPQLADSVSYACQNADCTSLGYGTSCANLDARGNVSYAFNSYYQIQNQLETACKFPNLSVVTNTDPSMGDCRFRIMIDAPAGVANGMASGVESLQQPVCLMLFLFLFICTIL